One region of Streptomyces sp. CG4 genomic DNA includes:
- a CDS encoding histidine kinase codes for MTETTHTQTTPPGPPGQPRSPEFRLAADALRGLRQDLFEDVFAYRPLPPASVAGPLARRLPSRMREKARWAPHATVAAAGALAALVALADNEAGFRALLCALMALLPVLLTLVRPTGALWLSFVATTVTAIIGTTWGSWPWLPSSFISHLVVLTVVAIRTRPRTAAWMWLATALYGFFTEALFGREYDTDTGPMLFLSALVLLIVTVWHIRREARQEVTAQQTVTEHERSRRTLLEERTTIARELHDVVAHHMSVVAIQAEAAPYRVENPPEELEKAFVTIRENAVAALTELRRVLGVVRAEDYAAPDAPQPTLADLDGLLANVREAGLTVEKAVTGAVRELPPGVELSAYRIVQEALSNTLRHAPGASARVEIGYVLGGLGLRIVNGPPPAPHLIKPSPGAGHGITGMRERVSMLNGEMTTGPTEDGGYELTVFLPVPAPTGIEEDA; via the coding sequence GTGACCGAGACGACGCACACGCAGACGACACCGCCGGGCCCGCCCGGCCAGCCGCGCAGCCCGGAGTTCCGGCTCGCCGCGGACGCCCTGCGCGGCTTGCGGCAGGACCTGTTCGAGGACGTTTTCGCCTACCGCCCCCTGCCCCCCGCGTCCGTGGCTGGCCCGCTGGCCCGCCGGCTGCCGAGCCGCATGCGGGAGAAGGCGCGGTGGGCCCCGCATGCGACGGTGGCGGCCGCGGGAGCACTGGCGGCGCTCGTCGCCCTCGCGGACAACGAGGCGGGGTTCAGAGCCCTGCTGTGCGCGCTGATGGCGTTGCTGCCGGTGCTGCTGACCCTGGTGCGTCCGACAGGTGCGCTCTGGCTGTCCTTCGTGGCGACGACGGTCACGGCGATCATCGGCACCACCTGGGGCAGCTGGCCGTGGCTGCCGAGCAGCTTCATCTCCCACCTGGTGGTGCTCACCGTCGTGGCGATCCGCACCCGCCCGCGCACGGCCGCCTGGATGTGGCTGGCGACCGCGCTGTACGGCTTCTTCACCGAGGCACTCTTCGGCCGGGAGTACGACACCGACACCGGCCCGATGCTGTTCCTGTCGGCGCTGGTCCTGCTGATCGTCACGGTCTGGCACATACGCCGGGAGGCCCGGCAGGAGGTGACCGCCCAGCAGACGGTGACCGAGCACGAACGCTCCCGCCGCACCCTGCTGGAGGAGCGCACGACCATCGCCCGCGAGCTGCACGACGTGGTCGCCCATCACATGTCGGTGGTCGCCATCCAGGCGGAGGCCGCGCCCTACCGGGTGGAGAACCCGCCGGAGGAGCTGGAGAAGGCGTTCGTCACGATCCGGGAGAACGCGGTGGCGGCCCTGACCGAGCTGCGCCGGGTCCTCGGCGTCGTGCGGGCGGAGGACTACGCGGCGCCGGACGCCCCGCAGCCGACCCTCGCCGACCTGGACGGCCTGCTCGCCAATGTGCGCGAGGCGGGCCTCACCGTGGAGAAGGCCGTGACCGGCGCGGTGCGCGAACTGCCGCCGGGCGTGGAGCTGTCGGCGTACCGAATAGTCCAGGAGGCGCTCAGCAACACCCTGCGGCACGCGCCGGGAGCGAGCGCCCGTGTGGAGATCGGCTATGTCCTGGGCGGCCTGGGCCTGCGCATCGTCAACGGCCCGCCGCCCGCCCCGCACCTCATCAAGCCCTCACCGGGCGCCGGGCACGGCATCACGGGCATGCGGGAGCGGGTCTCGATGCTGAACGGCGAGATGACGACGGGCCCGACGGAGGACGGTGGCTACGAGCTGACGGTATTCCTGCCCGTGCCGGCCCCCACGGGGATCGAAGAGGACGCATGA
- a CDS encoding response regulator: MTSGAGSIRVLIADDQQMVRQGFTVLLNTQPDIEVIGQAVDGLDAIARTAELAPDVVLMDIRMPELGGIEATRRITVEHPAVKVLVLTTFDLDEYVYEALRAGASGFLLKDASADKLAEAVRVVAAGDALLAPGITRRLIAEFSRLDGSRRAPLKQRVGDLTERETEVLALIAQGLSNAEIAERLVVAEQTVKTHVGRILVKLGLRDRTQAAVFAYESGVVRPGGR; the protein is encoded by the coding sequence ATGACGAGCGGCGCCGGCAGTATCCGCGTACTGATCGCCGACGACCAGCAGATGGTCCGGCAGGGCTTCACCGTGCTGCTCAACACCCAGCCCGACATCGAGGTGATCGGGCAGGCGGTGGACGGTCTGGACGCGATCGCCCGGACCGCCGAGCTGGCGCCGGACGTGGTGCTGATGGACATCCGGATGCCCGAACTCGGCGGCATCGAGGCGACCCGCCGGATCACCGTCGAGCATCCCGCCGTCAAGGTGCTGGTGCTGACCACGTTCGACCTGGACGAGTACGTGTACGAGGCGCTGCGGGCCGGGGCCTCCGGCTTTCTGCTCAAGGACGCCTCCGCGGACAAGCTGGCCGAGGCGGTACGGGTCGTGGCCGCGGGCGACGCCCTGCTCGCACCCGGCATCACCCGCCGGCTCATCGCCGAGTTCTCCCGGCTGGACGGCAGCCGCCGGGCCCCGCTCAAGCAGCGCGTCGGCGACCTCACCGAACGGGAGACGGAGGTGCTGGCGCTGATCGCGCAGGGCCTGTCGAACGCGGAGATCGCCGAGCGGCTGGTGGTGGCCGAGCAGACCGTGAAGACGCACGTGGGCCGGATCCTGGTGAAGCTGGGCCTCAGGGACCGCACCCAGGCGGCGGTCTTCGCCTACGAGTCCGGCGTGGTCCGCCCCGGCGGCCGCTGA
- a CDS encoding sensor histidine kinase, which translates to MSAASENPTGDPGHPSHPGDAGRAASPASRTPSEPDTEPDADTEAETEPGPATRSRAARLGAWLGENPSPQSPPFSKYRWLRLLTYTLVVYVSLGIALAGAEELSTSYGFTTAVAFLSTFLQAGAVILALWRPVPAFALSLAAATVTALLARPNLASPELVNPNWPWAAPILLAHMAVLLLLALRVRPRGTLAAFAVTALTTYVVEGGIGAQKYSATGPVALALFAVAAVIGAALRSRSVARTELVQQTTITAEERARRTLLEERSRIARELHDVVAHHMSVISIQAQVAPHLVENPSEELKENLAGIRNNALEALTELRRVLGVLRSESPDEPETVEDAPSLSAPGTGPAPDAPQPNLARLDALLENTRAAGLDVVKAEEGDARGYSPGVELSAYRIVQEALSNVLRHAPGAKVRVDIAHLPNGIYLSVSNTRPSRPVPPSPGSGHGLLGMRERAAMLGGQVEAKPTRQGGFLVTAFLPRGGTPEATDPAPLSPP; encoded by the coding sequence ATGTCCGCGGCCTCCGAGAACCCGACCGGTGATCCCGGCCACCCCAGCCACCCCGGCGACGCCGGGCGCGCGGCCTCACCCGCCTCCCGGACCCCGTCCGAGCCCGATACCGAGCCCGATGCCGATACCGAGGCTGAGACCGAGCCCGGCCCCGCCACCCGGTCCCGTGCCGCCCGCCTCGGCGCCTGGCTGGGCGAAAACCCCTCGCCCCAGTCACCCCCTTTCTCCAAGTACCGCTGGCTGCGTCTCCTCACGTACACCCTCGTCGTCTACGTGTCCCTCGGCATCGCCCTGGCCGGCGCCGAGGAGCTGTCCACCAGCTACGGCTTCACCACCGCCGTGGCCTTCCTGAGCACGTTTCTGCAGGCTGGCGCCGTCATCCTGGCTCTATGGCGTCCGGTCCCCGCCTTCGCCCTGTCCCTGGCGGCCGCCACCGTCACCGCGCTGCTGGCCCGCCCGAACCTGGCCTCTCCCGAGCTGGTGAACCCCAACTGGCCCTGGGCCGCGCCCATTCTGCTCGCCCACATGGCCGTGTTGCTGCTGCTCGCCCTGCGCGTCCGCCCTCGCGGCACCCTCGCGGCGTTCGCCGTGACCGCCCTGACGACCTACGTCGTCGAAGGTGGCATCGGAGCGCAGAAGTACTCCGCGACGGGACCTGTCGCCCTCGCCCTGTTCGCCGTGGCCGCCGTCATCGGCGCCGCCCTGCGCAGCCGAAGCGTGGCCCGTACCGAACTGGTCCAGCAGACGACGATCACCGCGGAGGAGCGCGCCCGGCGCACCCTCCTGGAGGAGCGCAGCCGTATCGCCCGGGAACTGCACGACGTGGTCGCCCACCACATGTCGGTGATCTCCATCCAGGCCCAGGTGGCGCCCCACCTGGTGGAGAACCCTTCGGAGGAGCTGAAGGAGAACCTCGCGGGCATCCGTAACAATGCCCTGGAGGCCCTGACCGAGCTGCGGCGCGTGCTCGGCGTGCTGCGTTCCGAGAGCCCGGACGAACCGGAGACCGTCGAGGACGCCCCTAGCCTGTCCGCGCCCGGCACCGGCCCGGCCCCCGACGCCCCGCAGCCGAACCTCGCCCGGCTGGACGCCCTGCTGGAGAACACCAGGGCGGCCGGCCTGGACGTGGTGAAGGCCGAGGAGGGGGATGCGCGCGGCTACTCGCCGGGCGTGGAACTGTCCGCGTACCGGATCGTCCAGGAGGCGCTGAGCAACGTGCTGCGGCACGCGCCGGGGGCGAAGGTCCGAGTGGACATCGCCCACCTGCCCAACGGGATATACCTCAGCGTGAGCAACACCCGCCCCAGCCGTCCGGTGCCACCGTCCCCGGGCAGCGGTCATGGCCTGCTGGGCATGCGGGAGCGCGCGGCGATGCTGGGCGGGCAGGTCGAGGCGAAACCGACCCGGCAAGGCGGCTTCCTGGTGACGGCGTTCCTCCCCCGCGGGGGCACCCCCGAAGCGACAGACCCCGCGCCGCTCTCTCCGCCCTGA
- a CDS encoding acyltransferase, with protein MDALRALAILGVVLGHWLVTALVAGDGGLHTVSPLQHLPWLAPVSWLFQTLAVFFLVGGQVATRSLASARGRGDTYGSWLRARLTRLLRPVAALLGLWSVAAVTLLLTGAPLSTIHTLVKLALSPLWFLVVFAALTAVTPLVARLNPLWPLAVVLHVDVIRFGLHLGPSWLGWVNVAAGWLVPYALGAAWARGELRSRRSAWVLLLGGTAATALLIICAGYPASMVGVPGAAISNLNPPTLAAVTFGLAQCGLALLLRDRLRRVMARPVVWAATAFVNLSAMTIFLWHQTAMMATTATGLSAGRLPGLHTSPDSVAWVASRLVWLPVFALVLALCWMAFRHHEQGPARPRNRASRVIRRHVPPSRSSRHA; from the coding sequence ATCGACGCCCTTCGCGCCCTCGCGATCCTCGGTGTGGTCCTCGGCCACTGGCTGGTGACGGCGCTGGTCGCGGGAGACGGCGGTCTGCACACGGTGAGCCCGCTGCAGCACCTGCCCTGGCTGGCCCCGGTCTCCTGGCTGTTCCAGACGCTGGCCGTGTTCTTCCTGGTGGGCGGCCAGGTGGCGACGCGCAGTCTGGCCTCGGCCCGCGGCAGAGGAGACACCTACGGCTCCTGGCTGCGCGCTCGTCTGACCCGCCTCCTGCGCCCGGTGGCCGCACTGCTCGGTCTGTGGTCGGTGGCGGCCGTGACCCTCCTCCTCACCGGCGCGCCCCTGTCCACGATCCACACGCTGGTCAAGCTGGCGCTGTCCCCGCTGTGGTTCCTGGTGGTCTTCGCCGCGCTGACGGCCGTCACCCCGCTCGTCGCGCGCCTCAACCCCCTCTGGCCGCTCGCCGTCGTCCTGCACGTGGACGTCATCCGCTTCGGTCTGCACCTCGGCCCGTCCTGGCTCGGCTGGGTGAACGTGGCGGCGGGCTGGCTGGTCCCGTACGCGCTGGGCGCCGCCTGGGCCCGGGGCGAGCTGCGCAGCCGCCGCTCGGCCTGGGTCCTGCTGCTGGGCGGTACGGCGGCCACGGCCCTGCTGATCATCTGCGCGGGCTACCCGGCGTCCATGGTCGGCGTCCCGGGCGCGGCGATCTCCAACCTCAACCCGCCGACCCTGGCGGCCGTCACCTTCGGCCTGGCCCAGTGCGGCCTCGCCCTGCTGCTCCGTGACCGCCTGCGCCGCGTGATGGCCCGGCCCGTGGTCTGGGCGGCGACGGCCTTCGTCAACCTCTCCGCGATGACCATCTTCCTGTGGCACCAGACGGCCATGATGGCGACCACGGCGACCGGCCTGTCGGCCGGCCGGCTGCCCGGCCTGCACACATCGCCGGACTCCGTCGCCTGGGTGGCGTCCCGCCTCGTCTGGCTCCCCGTCTTCGCCCTGGTCCTGGCCCTGTGCTGGATGGCCTTCCGGCACCACGAGCAGGGCCCCGCCCGTCCCCGGAACCGTGCGTCGCGGGTGATCCGCCGCCATGTGCCCCCGTCGAGGTCCTCGCGCCATGCCTAG
- a CDS encoding alpha/beta hydrolase, whose amino-acid sequence MGNRIPPKAPHAPHASHAPHTPRSHTWRRTLLATLLTAAIAAPLSGAARPQIPAPTPASLPPLTATTLHTTYEANRANATRAAHMAATHGDPHRAAADQALAAPSRNLLTFDGRGAGQATEVLGDLAHADHIAVLVPGSDTSLDTYARFHKAAAALYADLTHRAPKGTSTSAAAVVAWLGYEPPATVSTTVTTTTRADEAAPHLRTFIRDLRAATRPQAHISLLCHSYGTVVCGRAAPGLDADDIALVGSPGTGADAAAALHTHARIWAARGSDDWIRHLPHTSATLFGTTIGFGTDPVSRPFGARVFDAADADHSGYFTPGSASLANLARITLGETSEVTRD is encoded by the coding sequence GTGGGAAACCGAATCCCGCCGAAGGCGCCCCACGCCCCCCACGCCTCTCACGCCCCCCACACCCCCCGCAGCCACACATGGCGCCGCACCCTCCTCGCCACCCTCCTCACCGCAGCCATCGCCGCCCCCCTCTCCGGCGCGGCCCGCCCTCAGATCCCCGCCCCCACCCCCGCATCGCTCCCCCCACTCACAGCCACCACCCTCCACACCACGTACGAGGCCAACCGAGCCAACGCCACCCGCGCAGCCCACATGGCCGCCACCCACGGCGACCCCCACCGCGCCGCCGCCGACCAGGCTCTGGCCGCCCCGTCCCGAAACCTCCTCACCTTCGACGGCCGAGGCGCCGGCCAGGCCACGGAGGTCCTCGGCGACCTCGCCCACGCCGACCACATCGCGGTCCTGGTCCCCGGCTCGGACACCTCCCTGGACACCTACGCCCGCTTCCACAAGGCCGCCGCGGCCCTGTACGCAGACCTCACCCACCGCGCACCCAAGGGCACCAGCACCAGCGCCGCCGCCGTCGTCGCCTGGCTCGGCTACGAACCCCCGGCCACGGTCAGCACCACGGTCACCACGACCACCCGCGCCGACGAAGCCGCCCCCCACCTGCGCACCTTCATACGCGACCTGCGTGCCGCGACCCGGCCGCAGGCGCACATATCCCTGCTCTGCCACTCCTACGGCACGGTGGTCTGCGGCCGCGCTGCCCCCGGCCTGGACGCGGACGACATCGCCCTGGTTGGCAGCCCCGGCACCGGTGCGGACGCCGCCGCGGCCCTGCACACCCACGCCCGCATCTGGGCGGCCCGCGGCAGCGACGACTGGATCCGGCACCTCCCGCACACCAGCGCCACCCTCTTCGGCACCACCATCGGCTTCGGCACCGACCCGGTCTCCCGCCCCTTCGGCGCCCGGGTCTTCGACGCGGCCGACGCCGACCACAGCGGCTACTTCACCCCGGGCTCGGCCTCCCTCGCCAACCTGGCCCGGATCACCCTCGGCGAGACCTCGGAGGTGACCCGTGACTGA
- a CDS encoding alpha/beta hydrolase, with protein MPDDAAAAARAAAEEDSAFSHAAVDPDATSAYGTHPDQVIDFYAPRTTSESPVPLVVVLHGGAWRARYDRRHITPFADYLARRGFAVANVEYRRGGDPLIPEQKQKQKQKQKQKQEQEQDPGDATPPAGRWPETFDDVAAALDALPALVREALPQADPRRTVLTGHSAGGHLALWAAARHVLPADAAWRTTQPALLRGVVALAPIADFEVAEKLDVCGNASLQLLGGQDTFAERRPYADPVLLLPTGIATTLVQGRTDVVVPHTVAESYADAAAKAGEVVGLTLLEDVGHFPLIDPAADACAVVAEEIAQLAW; from the coding sequence ATGCCGGACGACGCCGCCGCAGCAGCCCGCGCCGCCGCCGAAGAGGATTCGGCCTTCTCGCACGCCGCGGTCGACCCCGACGCCACCTCCGCGTACGGCACCCACCCCGACCAGGTGATCGACTTCTACGCTCCCCGAACCACCTCGGAGTCCCCCGTTCCCCTGGTGGTCGTCCTGCACGGCGGCGCCTGGCGTGCCCGCTACGACCGCCGCCACATCACACCGTTCGCGGACTATCTGGCCCGCAGGGGCTTCGCGGTGGCCAACGTCGAGTACCGACGCGGCGGCGATCCGTTGATCCCCGAGCAGAAGCAGAAGCAGAAGCAGAAGCAGAAGCAGAAGCAGGAGCAAGAGCAGGACCCGGGTGACGCCACCCCTCCGGCGGGCCGCTGGCCGGAAACCTTCGACGACGTCGCGGCGGCGCTGGACGCCCTGCCCGCGCTGGTCCGAGAGGCGCTCCCGCAGGCCGACCCCCGCCGCACGGTGTTGACGGGCCACTCGGCCGGCGGCCACCTCGCGCTGTGGGCCGCGGCCCGCCACGTCCTGCCCGCGGACGCCGCCTGGCGCACCACCCAGCCCGCCCTGCTGCGCGGCGTCGTCGCCCTCGCCCCGATCGCGGACTTCGAGGTGGCCGAGAAGCTGGACGTCTGCGGCAACGCGAGCCTGCAACTCCTCGGCGGCCAGGACACGTTCGCCGAGCGCCGCCCGTACGCCGACCCCGTCCTCCTCCTTCCGACGGGCATCGCGACGACGCTGGTCCAGGGGCGCACGGACGTGGTGGTACCGCATACGGTGGCCGAGTCGTACGCGGACGCGGCGGCGAAGGCGGGCGAGGTGGTGGGCCTGACACTGCTGGAGGACGTGGGCCACTTCCCGTTGATCGACCCGGCGGCGGACGCGTGCGCGGTGGTGGCGGAGGAGATCGCCCAACTGGCGTGGTGA
- the kynU gene encoding kynureninase, with amino-acid sequence MSDSALSELALQAEKLDAADDLAPLRDRFVTDGVVYLDGNSLGALPAHVPDRVADVVRRQWGELRIRSWDESGWWTAPERIGDRIAPLVGAAAGQIVVGDSTSVNVFKALVAAVRMSADTRTEILVDATTFPTDGYIAESAARLTGRTLRPVTPAEVPAALTDRTAAVLLNHVDYRTGRLHDLPSLTAAIHEAGAVSVWDLCHSAGALEVGLDQHGVDLAIGCTYKYLNGGPGSPAYLYVRRDLQPRFDSPLPGWNSHADPFGMSPSYAPAPGALRGRVGTPDILSMLALEAALDVWDGVSVAAVRAKSLALTDFFLRCVRAYTEPGRVESATPERHEERGSQIALRCPDAGDVMRRLIARGVVGDFRHPDILRFGFTPLYVTFTETERAARILSEELT; translated from the coding sequence ATGTCTGACTCGGCACTCTCTGAACTGGCCCTGCAAGCAGAGAAGTTGGACGCGGCGGACGACCTGGCACCGCTCAGGGACCGCTTCGTCACGGACGGCGTCGTCTACCTGGACGGCAACTCGCTCGGCGCGCTCCCTGCCCACGTCCCCGACCGCGTGGCCGACGTGGTCCGCCGCCAGTGGGGCGAACTGCGCATCCGCTCCTGGGACGAGAGCGGCTGGTGGACCGCGCCCGAGCGGATCGGCGACCGGATCGCCCCGCTGGTCGGCGCGGCGGCCGGGCAGATCGTCGTGGGCGACTCCACAAGTGTCAACGTGTTCAAGGCACTTGTGGCGGCGGTCCGGATGTCGGCCGACACCCGGACCGAGATCCTGGTCGACGCGACGACCTTCCCCACGGACGGCTACATCGCCGAGTCGGCGGCCCGCCTGACCGGCCGCACCCTGCGCCCGGTGACTCCGGCGGAGGTCCCCGCAGCCCTGACCGACCGCACGGCGGCCGTCCTGCTGAACCACGTCGACTACCGCACCGGCCGCCTGCACGACCTGCCGTCCCTGACGGCCGCGATCCACGAGGCGGGGGCCGTGTCCGTCTGGGACCTGTGCCACAGCGCGGGCGCCCTGGAGGTGGGCCTGGACCAGCACGGGGTCGACCTGGCGATCGGCTGCACCTACAAGTACCTGAACGGCGGCCCCGGTTCACCGGCGTACCTCTACGTCCGCAGGGACCTGCAACCCCGCTTCGACTCCCCCCTGCCCGGCTGGAACTCCCACGCCGATCCCTTCGGCATGAGCCCGTCGTACGCCCCGGCACCGGGTGCGCTGCGCGGCCGCGTGGGCACCCCGGACATCCTGTCCATGCTGGCCCTGGAGGCGGCCCTGGACGTTTGGGACGGCGTCTCCGTCGCCGCCGTCCGCGCCAAGTCCCTCGCGCTGACCGACTTCTTCCTGCGCTGCGTGCGGGCGTACACCGAACCGGGCCGCGTCGAGTCGGCGACCCCCGAGCGCCACGAGGAACGCGGCAGCCAGATCGCCCTGCGCTGCCCGGACGCCGGTGACGTGATGCGCCGCCTGATCGCCCGGGGTGTCGTAGGCGACTTCCGCCATCCCGACATCCTCCGCTTCGGTTTCACCCCGCTGTACGTCACCTTCACCGAAACCGAGCGAGCGGCCCGGATCCTGAGCGAGGAACTGACGTAG
- a CDS encoding tryptophan 2,3-dioxygenase family protein: MSQQAQPPLQAAEPETPHLAQTPDGTLDPNLDFAGTTPYEDYVRADVLTHLQHTLSDDPGEMVFLVTTQVMELWFTVIVHEWETAANALRSDDVPTAVAALKRSVRELEALNASWKPLGQLTPAQFNSYRSALGEGSGFQSAMYRRMEFLLGEKSASMLVPHRGAPRAHAELEKALHEPSLYDEVVHLLARRGHAIPESVLNRDVSRRYDADDAVESAWTAIYSADQDSELARLGEALTDVAELVWRWRNDHLVATRRAMGAKPGTGGSAGVAWLEKRARKNVFPELWTARSHV, translated from the coding sequence ATGTCCCAACAGGCTCAACCCCCTCTCCAGGCCGCTGAGCCCGAGACCCCGCATCTCGCACAGACCCCCGACGGCACCCTCGACCCGAACCTCGACTTCGCGGGCACGACGCCGTACGAGGACTACGTCAGAGCGGACGTCCTCACCCACCTCCAGCACACCCTCTCCGACGACCCCGGAGAGATGGTCTTCCTGGTCACCACCCAGGTCATGGAACTGTGGTTCACGGTGATCGTGCACGAGTGGGAGACCGCCGCGAACGCCCTCCGCTCGGACGACGTCCCGACCGCCGTCGCCGCGCTCAAGCGCTCCGTACGGGAACTGGAGGCCCTGAACGCCTCCTGGAAGCCGCTCGGCCAGCTCACTCCCGCCCAGTTCAACTCCTACCGCTCCGCCCTCGGCGAGGGCTCCGGCTTCCAGTCGGCGATGTACCGCCGTATGGAGTTCCTGCTCGGCGAGAAGTCCGCGTCCATGCTCGTCCCGCACCGCGGCGCCCCGCGCGCCCACGCGGAACTGGAGAAGGCGCTGCACGAGCCGAGCCTGTACGACGAGGTCGTCCACCTCCTCGCGCGCCGCGGCCACGCGATCCCCGAGTCCGTCCTGAACCGGGACGTCTCCCGGCGCTACGACGCCGACGACGCCGTCGAGTCCGCCTGGACCGCGATCTACTCTGCCGACCAGGACAGCGAACTCGCCCGCCTGGGCGAGGCGTTGACCGACGTGGCCGAACTGGTCTGGCGCTGGCGCAACGACCATCTGGTCGCCACCCGCCGTGCGATGGGCGCCAAGCCCGGCACGGGCGGCTCGGCCGGCGTGGCCTGGCTGGAGAAGCGCGCCCGCAAGAACGTCTTCCCGGAGCTGTGGACGGCGAGGTCCCATGTCTGA
- a CDS encoding DUF3151 domain-containing protein: MTIHENLLGGPPPTHLPDDPEPRELLAAGTAPADVAAKYPTSSLAWAQLADEAFERGAVVESYAYARTGYHRGLDALRRSGWKGHGPVPWEHEPNRGFLRALHALARAAQAIGEQEEHERCAQFLRDSSPTAAQTLG; the protein is encoded by the coding sequence ATGACGATTCATGAAAACCTCCTCGGCGGCCCGCCCCCGACCCACCTCCCCGACGACCCGGAGCCCCGCGAACTCCTCGCGGCCGGCACCGCCCCCGCGGACGTCGCCGCCAAGTACCCCACCTCCTCCCTCGCCTGGGCCCAGCTGGCCGACGAGGCGTTCGAGCGCGGCGCGGTCGTGGAGTCGTACGCCTACGCCCGTACGGGCTACCACCGCGGGCTCGACGCCCTGCGCCGCAGCGGGTGGAAGGGCCACGGCCCGGTCCCCTGGGAGCACGAGCCCAACCGCGGCTTCCTGCGCGCCCTGCACGCCCTCGCCCGCGCCGCGCAGGCGATCGGCGAGCAGGAGGAGCACGAGCGCTGCGCCCAGTTCCTGAGGGACTCCTCGCCGACGGCCGCCCAGACCCTGGGCTGA
- a CDS encoding MFS transporter, producing the protein MPDVRLASSQGKWILLSTVLGSSMALLDSTVVNVALPRIGRDLGASLAALQWTVNAYMVTLAGLILLGGSLGDHYGRRKIFVLGVVWFAAASLLCGLAVNSAMLIAARALQGIGGALLTPGSLAIIQASFHPDDRSRAVGLWSGFGGIGAAVGPFLGGWLVAGPGWRWVFLLNVPVALLCVPVALRHVPESEDGGEHARFDALGAALGALALALLTYALIEARAGSLVVALTAVAGLAAAVAFVYVERHRPDPMLPPDIFASRQFTAVNLVTVCVYAAFGGFFFLTALQLQVVAGYSPLAAGTALLPTTVLMLLFSARSGALADRTGPRLPLTAGPLLCAAAMLLMLRVGPHAGYLTDVLPAVLVMGAGMVTLVAPLTATVLASVGTARAGLASGINNAAARAAGLIAVAALPLLAGMGPEAYRSAPAFNAAFDRAMPLCAGVLLLGSALAFTLVRRPAPGCRRPECRTHGSVTAPPLEGRGR; encoded by the coding sequence ATGCCCGATGTCCGGCTGGCTTCGTCCCAGGGCAAGTGGATCCTGCTCAGCACGGTCCTCGGCTCCAGCATGGCCCTGCTGGACTCGACCGTCGTCAATGTGGCGCTGCCGCGCATCGGCCGCGACCTGGGCGCGAGCCTCGCCGCGCTGCAGTGGACGGTCAACGCGTACATGGTCACGCTGGCCGGTCTGATCCTGCTGGGCGGCTCGCTGGGGGACCACTACGGCCGCCGGAAGATCTTCGTGCTGGGCGTGGTGTGGTTCGCGGCGGCGTCCCTGCTGTGCGGGCTGGCGGTGAATTCCGCGATGCTGATCGCCGCGCGGGCACTGCAGGGCATCGGCGGCGCGCTGCTGACTCCGGGATCGCTGGCGATCATCCAGGCCTCGTTCCATCCCGACGACCGGAGCCGGGCGGTGGGCCTGTGGTCCGGCTTCGGGGGGATCGGCGCGGCGGTCGGCCCGTTCCTGGGCGGCTGGCTCGTGGCCGGCCCCGGCTGGCGCTGGGTGTTCCTGCTGAACGTCCCGGTGGCGCTGCTCTGCGTCCCGGTGGCGCTGCGGCACGTCCCGGAGTCGGAGGACGGCGGTGAGCACGCCCGCTTCGACGCGCTGGGCGCGGCGCTGGGCGCCCTGGCCCTGGCTCTGCTGACATACGCGCTGATCGAGGCGAGGGCCGGTTCGCTGGTGGTGGCGTTGACCGCGGTCGCGGGCCTGGCGGCGGCGGTGGCCTTCGTGTACGTCGAACGGCACCGCCCGGACCCGATGCTCCCACCGGACATCTTCGCCTCCCGCCAGTTCACCGCCGTCAACCTGGTCACCGTGTGCGTGTACGCGGCGTTCGGCGGCTTCTTCTTCCTCACCGCGCTGCAACTGCAGGTGGTGGCGGGCTACTCACCCCTGGCGGCCGGCACGGCGTTGCTGCCGACGACGGTCCTGATGCTGCTGTTCTCGGCCCGCTCCGGTGCCCTGGCGGACCGCACGGGCCCCCGCCTGCCCCTGACCGCCGGCCCTCTCCTCTGCGCGGCGGCGATGCTGCTGATGCTCCGGGTGGGCCCGCACGCCGGCTATCTGACGGACGTCCTGCCGGCCGTCCTGGTCATGGGCGCCGGCATGGTCACGCTCGTCGCCCCGCTGACGGCCACGGTCCTGGCTTCGGTGGGTACCGCCCGCGCGGGCCTGGCCAGCGGCATCAACAACGCGGCGGCCCGGGCGGCGGGCCTGATCGCGGTCGCGGCGCTGCCGCTGCTCGCGGGGATGGGCCCCGAGGCGTATCGCTCCGCGCCGGCTTTCAACGCGGCGTTCGACCGGGCGATGCCCCTGTGCGCGGGGGTGCTGCTGCTGGGCTCGGCCCTGGCCTTCACACTGGTCCGCCGGCCGGCCCCGGGGTGCCGTCGCCCGGAATGCCGCACCCATGGCAGCGTGACGGCTCCGCCGCTGGAGGGGCGGGGGCGGTAG